TCTCCGCCTCCGTCTCCGACATCACGAGTACCGCTGCAGCTCCGTCATTCCGGCCGCTGGAGTTCCCGGCAGTCACCGTCCCCCCTTTTTTAAAGACTGACGGCAGGGTAAGCAATTTTTCGACCGAGGTCAGACGCGGATGCTCATCCACCTCAAATCGGATCGCTTCCTTCTTCAGCTTGACCTCATAAGGCACAATCTCGTCCTTAAATTTGCCTGAAGAAATTGCATAGGCGGCCCGGCTCTGGCTGAGAAAAGCAAATTCATCCTGCTCCTGCCGGCTGATTTGATATTTCTCGGCCAAATTTTCCGCCGTAAGCCCCATTGTCAAATCCTTGCCGTAGATCTCAGGGGGTTGTGAACGAGGTTGGCTTTCCGTATTCGGATCCAGCAAGAGGCCGTTTCCTGCTTCAAGCCCATAACGGGCTCCCCGAATGTAATAAGGTGCGGTGCTCATGCTTTCTGCTCCGCCCGCGACAATGATGTTTGCCAGCCCGCACTGAATTTGCTGGGCCGCATTGTTGATCGCCTGCAGCCCCGACCCGCATTGGCGGTGCACCGTGTATCCAGGAACTTCAACCGGTAGCCCCGCCCGCAGCAATGCGACGCGCGCCATATTCGGCGCATCGGTGCTCTGTTTGGCTTGCCCCATGATCACTTCGTCAACTTCGGCCCCCTCAATCCCGCTGCGCTTGAGCACCTCGTCAATCACCCTGGCTGCCAGATGATCCACTTCAACGTCTTTTAACGTGCCGCCCATTTTTCCGATTGCTGTACGGACAGCATCCACAATCACAACTTCACTCATTTTATTTTCCTCCTTTGCCGCGTCGTTACAGGTACGCTTTGCGAAGTCCCTGATTGCTGAGCAATTCCTGTCCGGTGCCTTCCAGCACAATCCGCCCGTTTTCCAACACATAGCCGCGGTAGGCAATCTCCAGCGCTGTTCGTGTTCTGTTCGACCAAAAAATCGTGACGCCCGTGTCACGGATCTGCCGAACGAAATCAAACACCCGTTTCACCAGAATCGGCGCGGGCCCAAGTATCGGTTCATTGGGCATTAGCAGATCCGGCTTGCGATAAGGCCCCTTTCCTATAGCCATCATCTGCTGTTCCCTGCCGCTGATAACCTATCACCTTCTATACCCCCGCAGGAGAATACATGAGACGGTGTTCCTTAATCAACTGGGCTCCGATAATGTTGCGCTGAATTTCGGAAGTTCCCTCGTAAATCCTTGTGATTCTTGCGTCACGAAAAAACCGTTCGATCGGGTATTCCGCGATATATCCGATCCCGCCATGCA
The Effusibacillus lacus DNA segment above includes these coding regions:
- a CDS encoding thiolase family protein, with product MSEVVIVDAVRTAIGKMGGTLKDVEVDHLAARVIDEVLKRSGIEGAEVDEVIMGQAKQSTDAPNMARVALLRAGLPVEVPGYTVHRQCGSGLQAINNAAQQIQCGLANIIVAGGAESMSTAPYYIRGARYGLEAGNGLLLDPNTESQPRSQPPEIYGKDLTMGLTAENLAEKYQISRQEQDEFAFLSQSRAAYAISSGKFKDEIVPYEVKLKKEAIRFEVDEHPRLTSVEKLLTLPSVFKKGGTVTAGNSSGRNDGAAAVLVMSETEAEKRGLKPKARIVAQAVSGVSPEIMGIGPVPATQKALKMTDLNLKDIDLIELNEAFAAQSLAVIKEMGIGLEKVNVNGGAIALGHPLGATGAILMTKLIYEMERRGSRYGMVTLCIGGGQGITTIVENLLQ